The Corallococcus silvisoli genome contains the following window.
TCCGGAGACTCGCGCCGCAGGCGCTGTTCCTTCACCTTGAGGTTGAGCTCCTCCAACTCGTCGTAGGGAATCTCCAGGAAGTCCCGCAGCGGCTTCTGCTCCATGGTCCTGCCTCCAGGCGTGTCCCCCGCCGGAAGCCCGGTGGGGACAACGAAATCCATGCGCGCAGGTATTTACATTCCGCGCGTTGAAATCAAGCCTAATTTCGGTGAACTGAAGGCTAAAGGCCTTGTCGGGTCGCCCACGGACGGCCCCACGTCAAGGGACGGGGCGCCCGAGGTCCGGGCCAGTGGACACTCCGCGCCGCGTTGCGTCGTCCGCATGTCCGCCTCTGGACGGAGCTAGGGCAGCGGCGTGAGCCCCTGGGCGGGGAGGGCGGTGCCGGCGGGCCAGAGCACGTAGGCGGCCCCTCGGGAGTGCTGCCATGCGCGCCACAGCTCGGCGCGCGGGTACGTGGCGCCGGTGGTTTCGTTGGAGGAGAAAGCAGGATCATTGACGACGACGTCGCCGGTGGCGGTGAAGCCCTTCACGACGATGAGGTGGCCGTCGGTGCGGCGGGCGGCGCCGCCGGGGAGCTCCCCGGGTTCGTAGGCGATGCTGATGCTGACGGGGATGCCGGCGGCGATGAGGCGCTCCACGGGGGCGAAGGAGTCGAAGCGGGCGACGAGCCCGTGCAGCGCGCCGTCCGCCATGTGGGCGGCGTAGGCGGTGTTGAAGCTCCAGTTGCCGGTGCCCTTGTAGACCCAGTCATAGGTGTGGGCGGCGGCGGTGGGGACGGGGTGTTCCAGGTCCGCGCGGTGGAGCTTCCGGCCCCAGTACCCGAGCAGCATGGTGGTGGACGTGGGGGAGCACCAGACCTCGCCGCCGTCGGGGTAGACCATCTGCGAGTAGCCGGGCACGTCCAGCACGGTGCCCCACGCGGTGCGGTCCGCGGTGGCGTCCTGGGGCGTCAGGCGCGTGTCGGTGAGGGCGGCGGCGAGCGCGCGGACGCGGGGGCTCACGCCGGGGCGCTCGGAGAAGAGGGACACGGTGACGCGCAGGGCGTCCGCGCGGCGCTTCAGGTTGAGCGTGTCGGTGAGGACGTTGCCGTCGCCGTCGCCCTGGCCGTCCACGCTGTGGCGCGCGACGGTGGCGGTGTCGAAGGCCCAGATGCCCAGCTCGTAGTCCTTCGTCCAGGTGCCCTCGATGCGGGCGGCGACGGTGAGCTTCACCCAGGTGCCGGGAGGCGTCTGGGCGTCGAACGAGGGCACCACGCTGTCGAAGCCGCCGGGGACGGACTGGAGCTCCGAGGTCGCGGTGCCGACGTGGAACGCGCCGCCGTTGTAGAAGCTGCCGCCGTCCGTCCAGCCGCCGGCGGGGAACGGATCCGTGCCCTGCTTCGCGGTGCCGGGGTCCAGCTCCAGCGCGCCGTCGGCGGAGACGCGGGTGCCGTCGCGGGTGAAGCGCGCGAGGTCGCCGGTCATCGCGGTCCGTTGCCAGAGCCGCGCCGGGGAGCCCGCCTCCGTGGGTGTGTCCACGGGAGGCGACGGGGGCGAGGAGGCGCACGCCCAGACGCACGAGGCGAGCAGGACAGCGGAGAGGACGCGGGCGCGGGCGTTCACGCGCCCGATTCTCTCAAACGCTCGCAGGGGCCTACAAGATGGGATTCCTTGAAAGTCCGGTTGGACGACAGGGGTTGCTTTCCGAGGGCTGTCGAGGGACGTCGCTCAGGCCCAGAGCTCCTGCTCCAGGGTGTCCAGCAGGGCCAGGGCGGCCTCGGGGGTGGGCATGCCCGCCTCGGTGACGATGCTCGCGTCGAGCGGCACGGCGACCTCCTCGCGCAACACCCCCACCGCGCGCCGCTGGGCCTCGCGCAGGCCCTCGCGGTCCTTGTCGGAGAGGCGTGGCTGGGCCCACTGATGGATGTCCCAGGACAGGGCCGCGTGCCGCGTCTCGTCCTCCGCGATGCGGGCCATGGCCTCGCGCACCTCCAGGTCGCGCGCGTGCAGGGCCTGGTGGTGGGCGAGCAGCGCGCCGTACGTCTCGCGCACGCAGCCCTCCACGGCGTTCTCCAGGGCCACGTCGACGAGGGAGCGCGGAGGCAGCTCCGTCACCACCGGGCGCGGGGGCGTGGCACCGAAGCGCCGCGCGAGCCGGTCCGTGACCTGGGCGTGCTGGACCTCCTCCATGGCGCTCCGGTGCGCCGCGTCCTGGAGGCCCATGTCCGCGCCGTGCAGGGCCAGCTCGTCGCGCAGCCGCAGGAACGCATGCACGGACGCCGCCTCCAGGTGCGCCGCGTTCGCGAAGTAGCGGCCCAGCGCGTCCTCGCCCCCGCACGCGTCCGCGACCTGGAGCCCCACGGGCCGCCGGCCGATGTTGCAGTTGGGACTGCCCTTCTCCAGGACATGCTCCTCCAGCTCCTGGACCTCGCCCGACGCGGACACCCGCACCACGTGCTGCGTCAGCGCCGTGCCGGCTCCGCAGGCATAGCCCTTGTTCCCGATGACGTTGAAGCTGCCATCCGCGTTCTTCTTCACCGCGCCCTGCTCCAGCGTGGAGCAGCTCAGCGCGTAGCCCGCCGCGAAGGTCCGGAGCACGGCCTCCTGTTCGGTGTCGATGTTCCCCAGCAGGCCTTGGAGGGCGTCCTGCGTCGCGTAGGTCTTCACCTCGTCACCGGACGTCGTGACCAGGAAGTATTCGGTGCAGGAATCGATGCAGTCCCTGTGGAAGCCCGAGGCCACGTTCGCCTGTTCCAGGGCTGCCTCGCAGGCGGGGACGTCGATGGCTGTCGCGCAGGCCCGGCCGGAGGTGGAGGCGGGATTGGACCCGGCGGCTCCTTGATAGGGATTGAGAGAGCGGAGCTGGACGAAGTCCGGCGCGGGGGAGATCCGCAGGTCCCCGAGCGCGGGGTGGCCCTGGTCGCACTCGATCCGCGAGTAGCCCTCCAGGTCCGCGCCGCCACAGCCCGCCAGCACCAGCGGCGTGGCGAGGGTCGTGCGCAGCGCCCGTGAGAAGAGGTGCCGCAGCCGGTGGACGTTCAAGGATGACTCCCAGGCGGAAGGGTGCCCGGGGCCTGGAGCAATGCGGATGCCAGGAGCCCTTCACCGTCGGCTCCCTCGGAGCGGGGCGCCCGGAGGGCGGGGGAGGGTCAGAAACCTGAGGGGGACGGCTGACTTCCTGACGCTCCTGCCCGGACGCTCGCGGGGGTGTGTACCCGCGGTTCGTGGGTAGGAAACCGTCACGTCCTGGCCGGACCCATGAAGGCAGTCAGCGCGTTTGCCGGATGTCAGATGGCCTGGATAGCGTGCGACTCATGCCGGACATCCGCCTGCCTGCCGAAGCGAAGTACAAGAACGAACTGGACGCCCTCGCCGCGCATGATGACAAGGCCCGCCCACCGGGTTGGGCGCTGTCGCCTCGCGCGGTGGAGACCTACATCCTGGGCAGCCCCAAGCCCGTGGGTGGGGTGGCCATCACGCCGAAGTACGTGGGGGACCGGAGCATCGTGCAGGTCTGCATCGCGACGCTCGCCTCGGACCGCGCGTTGATGCTCGTGGGCGAGCCGGGCACCGCGAAGAGCTGGCTGTCGGAGCACCTCTCCGCGGCCGTCAGCGGCACCTCCGGGCTCGTCGTGCAGGGCACCGCGGGGACCAGCGAGGACCACATCAAGTACTCCTGGAACTACGCGCTGCTGCTCGCGCAGGGGCCCACGCCGGAGGCGCTGGTGCCCTCGCCCATCCTCCGCGCCATGCGCACGGGCAAGTTCGCCCGCTTCGAGGAGGTCACCCGCACGTCGCCGGAGATCCAGGACTCGCTCATCTCCATCCTGTCGGAGAAGCAGGTGTCGGTGCCGGAGCTGGGGGAGGTGACGAGCGCGCAGCGGGGCTTCAACCTCATCGCCACCGCGAACACGCGCGACCGCGGCGTCAATGAGATGAGCGCCGCGCTCAAGCGCCGCTTCAACTTCGTCACCGTGCCGGTGGTGGAGGACCTGGAGCAGGAGATCCAAATCGTCACCAAGCGCGAGGCGGAGCTGCGCACGGACTACCAGGTGGGCGTGCCGCCGCCGGAGGAGCTGTCGCGGGTGCTGCTGACGCTCTTCCATGAGCTGCGCAAGGGCGTGACGAAGGACGGGAAGACGAAGGTGCGGACCCCGGGCGCGGTGCTGTCCACGGCGGAGGCCATCAGCGTGCTGTTCAACAGCTCCATCCTCGCGCAGCAGTTCGGCACCGGGACGGTGACGCCGCAGGAGCTGGCGGCCTCGCTGGTGGGGGCGGTGGTGAAGGAGCAGGAGGACGACGTGAAGGCGCTGCGCGAATACATGGAGACGGTGGCCAAGAGCCGCACCGGTCCCTGGAAGGACCTGTACTCCGCGAGCAAGAAGCTGCTGAGGGGCTGATGGACTTCGCCCTGCTCTCCCGGGTGCTGCACTTCCCGGTGCGTCACCACTCGCCGCGCACCACCGCCGTCCTCCAGCAGTGGCTGGAGCGGGTGTGGCCAGAGGTCGTC
Protein-coding sequences here:
- a CDS encoding C39 family peptidase, with amino-acid sequence MNARARVLSAVLLASCVWACASSPPSPPVDTPTEAGSPARLWQRTAMTGDLARFTRDGTRVSADGALELDPGTAKQGTDPFPAGGWTDGGSFYNGGAFHVGTATSELQSVPGGFDSVVPSFDAQTPPGTWVKLTVAARIEGTWTKDYELGIWAFDTATVARHSVDGQGDGDGNVLTDTLNLKRRADALRVTVSLFSERPGVSPRVRALAAALTDTRLTPQDATADRTAWGTVLDVPGYSQMVYPDGGEVWCSPTSTTMLLGYWGRKLHRADLEHPVPTAAAHTYDWVYKGTGNWSFNTAYAAHMADGALHGLVARFDSFAPVERLIAAGIPVSISIAYEPGELPGGAARRTDGHLIVVKGFTATGDVVVNDPAFSSNETTGATYPRAELWRAWQHSRGAAYVLWPAGTALPAQGLTPLP
- a CDS encoding ATP-binding protein, whose product is MPDIRLPAEAKYKNELDALAAHDDKARPPGWALSPRAVETYILGSPKPVGGVAITPKYVGDRSIVQVCIATLASDRALMLVGEPGTAKSWLSEHLSAAVSGTSGLVVQGTAGTSEDHIKYSWNYALLLAQGPTPEALVPSPILRAMRTGKFARFEEVTRTSPEIQDSLISILSEKQVSVPELGEVTSAQRGFNLIATANTRDRGVNEMSAALKRRFNFVTVPVVEDLEQEIQIVTKREAELRTDYQVGVPPPEELSRVLLTLFHELRKGVTKDGKTKVRTPGAVLSTAEAISVLFNSSILAQQFGTGTVTPQELAASLVGAVVKEQEDDVKALREYMETVAKSRTGPWKDLYSASKKLLRG
- a CDS encoding ferritin-like domain-containing protein; this translates as MNVHRLRHLFSRALRTTLATPLVLAGCGGADLEGYSRIECDQGHPALGDLRISPAPDFVQLRSLNPYQGAAGSNPASTSGRACATAIDVPACEAALEQANVASGFHRDCIDSCTEYFLVTTSGDEVKTYATQDALQGLLGNIDTEQEAVLRTFAAGYALSCSTLEQGAVKKNADGSFNVIGNKGYACGAGTALTQHVVRVSASGEVQELEEHVLEKGSPNCNIGRRPVGLQVADACGGEDALGRYFANAAHLEAASVHAFLRLRDELALHGADMGLQDAAHRSAMEEVQHAQVTDRLARRFGATPPRPVVTELPPRSLVDVALENAVEGCVRETYGALLAHHQALHARDLEVREAMARIAEDETRHAALSWDIHQWAQPRLSDKDREGLREAQRRAVGVLREEVAVPLDASIVTEAGMPTPEAALALLDTLEQELWA